From a single Pseudophryne corroboree isolate aPseCor3 chromosome 6, aPseCor3.hap2, whole genome shotgun sequence genomic region:
- the LOC134934136 gene encoding putative olfactory receptor 2W6, producing the protein MTDIVPNMLYILWKGGSHISFAGCLAQFQVYGESLCIVSILLTVMSYDRYLAICKPLHYFSIMDAKLQSRLASLTWLSSFIMTLFIIIQMSLLESCRDNVIDHYFCDFDPFVGLSCTDAYILKMQVIIISGVLVVPTFMFIIVTYLYIGLTIFKINFNSGRQKAFYTCSSHLTVVCIHYGSLMAIYLSSTNGQSFNIKKFLSLLNTFCTPLLNPLIFSLRNMEIKKALLQLLDGVKNPNVPLSHRVNSVVGVGAFNKRKM; encoded by the coding sequence ATGACTGATATTGTCCCCAATATGTTATACATTTTATGGAAAGGTGGAAGCCATATTTCTTTTGCTGGATGCCTTGCCCAGTTCCAGGTCTACGGAGAGTCCTTATGTATCGTAAGCATTCTCCTCACTGTGATGTCCTATGACCGGTACTTGGCTATCTGCAAACCTTTGCACTACTTCTCAATAATGGATGCGAAACTGCAAAGTAGACTGGCTAGCCTGACATGGTTATCCAGCTTCATAATGACTCTCTTCATAATTATCCAAATGTCTTTGCTGGAGTCCTGCAGGGATAATGTTATCGACCATTACTTCTGCGACTTTGACCCATTTGTTGGTCTATCATGTACCGATGCCTACATCTTAAAAATGCAAGTCATTATCATCTCTGGTGTTTTGGTGGTCCCCACCTTTATGTTCATCATTGTGACATACTTGTACATTGGCCTCACCATCTTCAAGATCAACTTCAACTCTGGAAGGCAAAAGGCCTTCTACACCTGTAGTTCTCACCTCACTGTTGTCTGCATTCACTATGGGTCATTGATGGCCATCTACTTATCATCCACGAATGGTCAATCATTTAACATAAAAAAGTTCCTATCCCTACTCAACACTTTTTGTACCCCATTGCTCAATCCCTTAATATTCAGCTtaagaaatatggaaataaaaAAAGCCTTACTGCAGTTACTTGATGGAGTAAAAAACCCAAATGTACCCTTAAGTCATAGAGTAAATTCTGTTGTAGGGGTAGGGGCTTTTAATAAAAGAAAAATGTAG